A window of Pseudophryne corroboree isolate aPseCor3 chromosome 1, aPseCor3.hap2, whole genome shotgun sequence genomic DNA:
tatttgagcaataaacacctttgcctcaagaagactgcttcatcttgtgacctacagggttaggccaaacctagccccgttctccggctgtccagggaagcacctgacgtctccaagctccgccttccgccagctaccggtagaggcctagcaagtggctagtggggattcgtcgacaccacacaggtgtggtaaagcagtgcgtcggcacatacagagcagaaccgtggttccaaacgccacggcaggttaggagtttggtggtggcagcgagaatccgcccacagcgcagtgggtggagtcagtaacaggcggttactgacggtaagcgggaatcccctatgtggtcaggcctcgtgcggcttgactttccattctgtgagcagtcgacgggacgcggcaagcggcgagtgcttccgtacggtaccgtcctgtcacaaggacgttatggaatttattgcctcctgcccaaagtgtgcccaacacaaagtctcccgccagtcgcctgcggggcaactggttccattatctgttccccgtcaaccttggacccatttgtcgatggactttgtttccgatctacctatctgcaacaagtttaataccatctgggtggtagttgaccggttcaccaagatggcacatttcatccctctcaccggtcttccgtcagcttccaagttggctcaagtgtttatacaagagatcttccgacttcacggtcttcctgaagagatcatctcggatcgtggagtacaatttgtagccaaattttggcgaagtttgtgtcaagccctccaagtcaagttaaagttttccacggcttaccatcctcagaccaatggtcaaaccgagagggtgaatcaggacttggaggccttcctccgtatatatgtgtcttcctctcaagatgactgggttcaactccttccttgggccgagttcagccacaacaatcaataccattcctcatcttcttctacaccattcttcattaattatggattccaccctaaagtcccagaattccaaccgcttcccgcaacttctgttccagcagtggatgtcaccttgcgtcagttttcaaataactggaggaacgtccgcgcagccctgcttaaagcctcattcaggtataagaagtttgccgataggaagcgtagagcggttcctgctctcaaggtgggtgatcgtgtgtggctgtccacgaagaatttgaggttgagagttcccagcatgaaatttgcacctcgctacatcggacccttcaagattgaacaagtcatcaatcctgttgcctacaggttacagttaccatccttcttgaaaatacccaggacatttcatgtttctttgttgaaaccgctgatcctgaatcggtttcattccgcacttcctccagctcccaaagttcagactcaacggggagtcgagtacgaggtggccaagattttggactcacgtttccgttacggtcagttacaatacctcattgactggaagggctatggtcctgaagaacgctcttggaccaatgcctcagacgtccatgctcctgccttggtccgaaatttccacgcaaagtttcctttaaagcctaagaagtgtcctggggccactcctaaaggggggggtgctgtcacgatccgggtatctggacgccattacttacccttcagatgcctcctaaggctggctcagcgttccaggaccggatcccgctgttcctgagtttccacatgcagaatgtcagagtggtgatttcatcagccgcggcctccgctgtgcccgcgtggttaaatgtgcgcttgtcagtctggcgtctcctgtctcctgtggccggcgtcgccattactgtttcaattctcacatggattacaaaccaaacttccctccaagtgtctgcatgggcgcagccatcttggattttgtcatctgatcatttccaccaatctgctgtctgtattgttgatttgcataattgcctagccaaccccttccatgctgcaggtataagtaagctgtgcctgagcaaggaaggcgtcagtgctttggttgtctaacctagttccagtttgtctctctcctgtggttgtcttccaggttccagctcctgtctccagacttctgctatagagacccgcaccagcattccatctgcggtgtagcctgactctccgatccattctggactcacctgtttccagttacaacaatcacctgcttccagcccagcttccagcagtgtacagcttctcttaaagggccggtgtcctttctgtagtttaccactctccaccggtattattatttcaccgctctcaaactccaaacttcattatcaatcacctgcttccagcccagcttccaacagtgtacagcttctcttaaagggccggtgtcctttctgcagtttaccactctccaccggtattattatttcaccgctctcaaactccaaacttcattattatttcatcgctctcaagttcgtttattatttaactggttccagccagtatccactccgtaccaacaacagtctggttccagccagtatccacagcagccgttttatcttcagcagcccagcctttcctggaacaccagctggtacgatcctgggttctctccattgctacagtcaggcctggtaaggactttccaactagaagattataagaactgtctcacactaccagtgcctgtggcccttgccaccctgtagtacccaggaattgtattaatcctctgttgacttttatgtttcctttactgctactgtgttacggagtttgtcataataaacatcattgacttttatcctggttgtcgtggtcacgccttcgggcagttattctacatgttacttacatgtctaggggtctgatacaacctcccaggttccgttacatctcagcccctacaactgaggctgcctcccgtcagctcaggccctcaattgtgacaatatccttatgtctatcccatgcatgtttacattgctctactgtcttagcctctaccacctctgatgggaggctattccacttgtccactaccctttctgtgaagtaatttttcctcaaatttcccctgaacccccccccccccccctccagtctcagtgcatgtcctcgtgtcctattacttctcttcatttggagaatgtttccctcctggactttgttaaaacccttgatatatttgaaagtttctatcatgtcccccctttcccttctctgctccaaactatacatattgagatttcttagtctttcttggtatgttttgtgatgtaggccatgcaccatgttagttgcccttctttgtacactctctaatgtattaatatccttttgaagatatggcctccagaattgaacacagtattctagatgaggccgtaccaatgacctatacagtggcattattacttctttctttctgctgctgattcccctcccaatgcaccaagcatctgactagccttcctcattgccttgttacattgcttacctgcctttatgtcacctgagatagtgtctcctagatcccttttctcctcagtagtttccagtatagtgccattaatactatatttagcctttggatttttgagacccaagtgcatgattttgcattttttggcattaaactgtagttgccacactcttgaccattcctctagtctacctagatccccaATCATTtgctttacccctcctggtgtgtctaccctgttgcatacctttgtgtcatctgcaaaaaggcatactttccctttaatgccatttgcaatgtcaccaatgaagatattaaaaagcactggtccaagtacagatccctggggtactctactggtaacaattccctcctgtgaatgcactccatttagcacaactctctgttttctatccttcaaccaagatcttatccattcttatccattcaataatcctaatatccaatcccaaagtttcaagtttatttagcagtctgcgatgtggaacagtgtcaaaagccttactaaagtctagataagctatatccatggctccacctttatccatcactttagtcacacagtcaaaaaagtaaataatatttgtttgacatgatctccccccagtgaatccatgctgtttgggatcctgtaaattgccggattttagataatctacaactctttctttttctttcttttaagagtgtttccatcaatttcactactactgatgtaagactcactggtctgtagttgtttgcctcttacttgcttccacttttgtgcagtgggactatgcagtttgttcttttccagtcctctggaattactcctgtagctaatgactggttgaataattctgtcaatggtgctaccagcacctctttaagttcttttagtatccttggatgtatcccatctggccccatagatttgtccactttcagctttgagagttcttctgttaggaccttctcctctgtaaatgtacttgtttcattttcctgaatatccctgcaacttaactgtggctccttcccctctctttcagtagtaaatactgagtaaGAATAATgaataagatgatctgctattacattgtctccctcaacaagactcccagtctctgtctttcgttttattattccgccttttgtttttctcctttcgcttatatacctgaaaaaagttttgcctcctttacccactgactgggccattttctcctcagcttgtgcctttgcacatctgattaccttcttagtctccttctgtctaacaagatatatctctttgtcttcattattttgtgtctgcttatatttcctaaaagccatcttttttgctttcacaatatttgctacttctttcgcaaaccacactggtttcctttccttgtgtttttcctaacacttttgatacaaaggtctgttgcctttaatattgcacattttaatgtttcccacctctcctgcacggcttccaagttcctccactctgtcaaagaatcgcttacacattttcccatccctacaaaatcagccttcctaaaatccaacacctttgtttttgtatgggatgagtcagtctctgggggaaatttactaagctcccgattttgaccgagatgccgttttttcatcaaagtgtcatctcggtaatttactaaacactaatcacggcagagatgagggcattcgtaatttttttgcaagtccaagtaaaaaattacgaatgaatacaccatcggtcaaaacgcggctgtttaagtatgaatctcggtcatttactaagaagtgcaaagcaaaaaacaaacaaacactgccgtgaaaaattacaactcgtaaaaaagtgctaaaaaaaacagacctttttttttattcgtgattggataggcatgcacggatccatgagatccgtgcatgtatatcagtgggaaggggtgggaaagtgcttattttttcaaaaaaaattgcgtggggtcccccctcctaagcataaccagcctcgggctctttgagccgatcctggttgcagaaatatggggaaaaaaatgacaggggttcccccatatttaagcaaccagcatcgggctctgcgcctggtcctggtcccaaaaatacgggggacaaaaagagtaggggtcccccgtatttttaaaaccagcaccgggctccactagctggacagataatgccacagccgggggtcacttttatatagtgccctgcggccgtggcatcaaaaatccaactagtcactcctggccggggtaccctgggggagtggggaccccatcaatcaaggggtcccccccccagccacccaagggccaggggtgaagcccgaggctgtccccccccatccaatgggctgcggatggggaggctgatagcctttgttgtaaaagaaaagatattgtttttagtagcagtactacaaggcccagcaagcctcccccgcatgctggtacttggagaaccacaagtaccagcatgcgacggaaaaacgggcccgctggtacctgtagtactactactaaaaaaatacccaaaaaaagacaagacacacacaccgtgaaagtataattttattacatacatacacacatacatacatacttaccttaagttcccacgcaggtcggtcctcttctccagtagaatccaaggggtacctgttgaagaaattatactcacgagatccaggggtccaggctcctcgggaaatccaggggtaatccacgttgtgacaggacgataccgtacggaagcactcgcagcttccgcgtcccgttgactgtgcacagaatggaaggtcaagccgcacgaggcctgaccacataggggattcccgcttaccgtcagtaaccgcctgttactgactccacccactgcgctgtgggcgggttctcgctgccaccaccaaactcctaacctgccgtggcgtttggaaccacggttctgctctgtatgtgccgacgcactgctttaccacacctgtgtggtgtcgacgaatccccactagccacttgctaggcctctaccggtagctggcggaaggcggagcttggagacgtcaggtgcttccctggacagccggagaacggggctaggtttggcctaaccctgttggtcacaagatgaagcagtcttcttgaggcaaaggtgtttattgctcaaataacctttaaaaaggctcctccctattgctaggggcaacagcatacaatcaagatcttttcagcagaagaagatgttacaatacacaatcctatgggccaactgcccttcttttatccctctccaagaccccttaccacagggggtaagcccgccctgtggtgcacaaccaatcaatgtttacccatgagctgtgcatgctctggtctcatgcacacccaacattgttccctatggacagtggggagtggtcggtctcctttgacgctcctaccttggagaatcaggatactccccggtgccgtccagtctggctggggggaagttttccctcctaaatctgacttccagaaacctgcccgggacccctctcactgcctgcagcctggatttgggctccagagctgggcagcctggctccccggtccaggtttcctggcactacggctgatctccatggagctccaagaaaccactcagcttgttttatagctaagctgcttctctttctccctgtaccctttggaactgtgaggctggatgggaaaacattccgtttttggggaaagggtctgggagaatccatcagcctgcacagctatggattcccccctcctgggacacacaatcaagtaagtgcactttctctttaaatatattacatttaaaaccacactgtacattgctgagcctgtgccttgcacagactctacatactcaggcactgcagtgccttccctagccctgcagcctggctgctagggctctccctctcagtgctggaggtatggggctggcttcccccatcctccagcctgccttcctgcctctggggttccagggagctggctctccctgtccccccagggtggcactaaccagtggcctcgccgcacgcagcggcgcacccccctgtacctaagcccgttggcccgggacacttgtcccggccgccgtgactctggctttgttgtagcgctggggcgccgggagcgtagctcccggtccccagcgctcatcagcctgctcgcccgcctaattcacccacgccgctagggagccggctagcccggtcccccatgcgcggcgcttgtctggtagcctcgctgcagcgtccggcggggagccgagctgcagcgcacccccctcgccggctagcagcccgggacgtccgtcccggctgctgcggctggccacccgtgctgggctgaggcgctgggagcagagctcccggcccccagcggcggctctcacatagagcactgcagcgggagccgagctcccagccgcagcgctcacccttctccccggcgcgcacactccagtgcgcccggggctacactgaccgctgccgggagcggagctcccggactccggcggtcagcggctgcctcctctcccccggcgcgcacactctgctgagcgcgccgggggctgtcctccctgccgtggtctccggagaggtccgggaccacggcacaaccataaaatacattttttatattaataaaacacggcgcctagcgcccacaatacatttttaaatctggcgccaagcgcccattgtctttaacaaatggcgccgggcactagggattaaccccttcagtgccgaggcggccatttgcctcgtggctggggctctccggccacactcctccccccccattcaagcgggtcaaccagggacccatgtcccaacgatttgggtcctggttccgcagtccttaatggggttaccgggagttctttgggggttcaggctcctcctgccGTGACAGTCCGTCTGcgttgctatgagccttgccttgcttgtggataatatggaagtcataaacctgaagagcaaggctccaccgcaacagtctgccgttttcccccgtggtgtgttggagccaccgtaatggattgtggtccgttaccaccgtaaaatggcggccatacaaatagggctgaagcttcttcacagcccaaacaatagccaaacactccttttcaattgtggcataccccacctcccgcggtagcagctttctgctcaaataggccacagggtgctcctgtccatccggcccctcctggctcagtactgccccgagtccgtactgtgacgcatcagtttgtacaacaaagtttttactatagtccggcgccatcagtactggggcttgtactagagcagttttcaacgactggaatgccaactcacatgcggtcgtccagtcaactatcttggggagtttcttcttagtcagatcagtcatgggtttggccacagaactaaagtcaggaacaaaacgtctgtagtatcctgcgatccctaagaaagccaggacctgtctctgggttgtgggccggggccagtcgcggatcgcctccaccttcgctggttcaggcttcaccttacctccccccacacggtgccccaggtactgtacctctgtcatccccatttggcacttgtctgccctgatggtcagacctgcccaccgaatcctctctaacaccaaccccacatggcccaggtgctcttcccaggttcggctgaagacagcaatgtcatccaagtaggcctgggcgaactctcggaaccccttcagtaggtcatcgaccacactctggaaggtggctggcgcattcttcatcccaaatggcatcgttttgaactcaaacaagccaaaggaggtgatgaaagcggaccgttcctgagcctcgggagtcattggtatctgccaataccccttgctcaggtcgaacgtagagatgtacttcgccccagccagctcgtctaacagtgcgtcaatgcggggtaggggataggcgtcggatttggttacttcgttcaaccggcggtagtctacgcagaacctggttgtccggtccttcttgggaaccagtacaacggaggcggcccagggactgttggagcgcgtgattacgcctagcgctaacatctcctgcacctcttggtagatactcgcctgtGCCTCTGGcgagacccgatacgcgggttgccgaattggcctatgctcaccagtgtctacatgatgggcacgtagggaagtcaggccgggcttcctgctgaactgggcctcaaaggactgcagcactgactccagctgctccctcttgtggttaccaagctcactgctccagctaacttcctctacaccaccctcacccttggcatccgcgaggaggtcaggaatgggatcttttcctggttcctccatcggcaggcagcacacagcggctaccgactccacacgctcgtggtatgccttcaacaagtttatatggtaggtacgctgcctcctaccatcgctgtcaaatgacaccacgtaggtgatgtcgcttaggcgttttgcgaccgtgtatggtcccgcccaggcagcctggagcttgttctgacgtgtgggcaccagaaccagcaccttctgccctactccaaagacccgagcacgtgcaccctggtcataccaagtcttctgcttggtctgtgcttccgcaagattcgcttgcgctagtcccatgagattctctaaccgatctctgagcttcaacacatactccaccacggactcatcctggtggatcagctccccctcccaagactcccggaacaggtcaagaggtccatggactctgcggccatatagtaactcgaagggtgagaatccggttgactcctggggcacttcccgatacgcaaacaggaggtgcggcaggtatcgctcccagtctcctccctccgaagtcacaaatgcccgtagcatctgcttcagagtgccattgaatctctcgcaaagtccgttagtctggggatgatagggggcagtgcggagttggcgcactccgcacttcgcccagagacactggaccagatcactcatgaactgcgtcccttgatcgGTTAGGACCTCACTGGGaaaccctactctactaaatatgcctagcagagcgtccgctaccttttccgcagtgatggcggacagagccacagcctctggataccgggtagcataatccaccacggtgaggatgtacctcttccccgatctactgggcacaggtaggggaccgactatgtccacggccactcgttggaaaggttccccgactattggcaaagacctcaggggagcccgagcactggggcgaccaagccgttggcacacatcacaggacttacagtaggtccggacgtcatccgacactccgggccaaaaaaagttatgcgtcaggcgcctcagtgttcggtccctcccctggtgtcccgccaaaggaatttcatgggcaactgacatcagttgctcccgaaagctcctgggaaccaccagttgaacttgctcccgcactggcctatccccttctacctttgctacccggtacagtaaccgtttccaccaggtcacgctccctgcccccatcccagca
This region includes:
- the LOC135052435 gene encoding uncharacterized protein LOC135052435 — its product is LVVPRSFREQLMSVAHEIPLAGHQGRDRTLRRLTHNFFWPGVSDDVRTYCKSCDVCQRLGRPSARAPLRSLPIVGEPFQRVAVDIVGPLPVPSRSGKRYILTVVDYATRYPEAVALSAITAEKVADALLGIFSRVGFPSEVLTDQGTQFMSDLVQCLWAKCGVRQLRTAPYHPQTNGLCERFNGTLKQMLRAFVTSEGGDWERYLPHLLFAYREVPQESTGFSPFELLYGRRVHGPLDLFRESWEGELIHQDESVVEYVLKLRDRLENLMGLAQANLAEAQFAQAYLDDIAVFSRTWEEHLGHVGLVLERIRWAGLTIRADKCQMGMTEVQYLGHRVGGGKVKPEPAKVEAIRDWPRPTTQRQVLAFLGIAGYYRRFVPDFSSVAKPMTDLTKKKLPKIVDWTTACELAFQSLKTALVQAPVLMAPDYSKNFVVQTDASQYGLGAVLSQEGPDGQEHPVAYLSRKLLPREVGYATIEKECLAIVWAVKKLQPYLYGRHFTVVTDHNPLRWLQHTTGENGRLLRWSLALQVYDFHIIHKQGKAHSNADGLSRQEEPEPPKNSR